The following are encoded together in the Buchnera aphidicola (Acyrthosiphon lactucae) genome:
- the sucB gene encoding dihydrolipoyllysine-residue succinyltransferase yields the protein MKKINLLVPDLPESISDATVVKWHKKIGDKVNCDDNIVDIETDKVMLEVSSPCDGILRLIIEEEGKIVKSQQILGEIDKLDMIQNDLSSNNIKEKEKKVSNTKKHSITQEKKIEYSLQNNIEYLTPSVRRLININQNSLKKIIEKNNKVNLENIIKTEEKKINKSILSQSSVDISEKHEKENEKFEKRVKMTRLRQRIAERLLESKNNTAMLTTFNEVNMKPIMLLREKYGEDFKKKHGVKIGFMSFFVKAVVQGLKNFPEINAYIDKTDIVFYNNFDISIAISTPRGLITPVLKNTDKMTMSQIEKKIKEFSIKGFQNKINIKELIGGNFTITNGGVFGSLMSTPIINPPQTAILGMHMIQERPVALNGKVEILPMMYIALSYDHRLIDGKESVGFLVNIKNILEDFTRILIDI from the coding sequence ATGAAAAAAATAAATCTTCTTGTTCCAGATTTACCGGAATCTATTAGTGATGCAACAGTTGTAAAATGGCATAAAAAAATAGGAGATAAAGTTAATTGTGATGATAATATAGTTGATATTGAAACAGATAAAGTTATGTTAGAAGTATCTTCTCCATGTGATGGTATATTAAGACTAATTATAGAAGAAGAAGGTAAAATAGTTAAATCTCAACAAATACTTGGTGAAATAGATAAATTAGATATGATTCAAAATGATTTATCTAGTAACAATATTAAAGAAAAAGAAAAAAAAGTATCAAATACAAAAAAACACTCTATCACTCAAGAAAAAAAAATAGAATATTCTTTACAAAATAATATAGAGTATCTTACGCCATCTGTAAGACGATTAATTAATATTAATCAGAATTCTTTAAAAAAAATAATAGAAAAAAATAATAAAGTTAATTTAGAAAATATTATAAAAACAGAAGAAAAAAAAATAAATAAAAGCATATTAAGTCAAAGTTCTGTAGATATCAGCGAAAAACATGAAAAAGAAAATGAAAAATTTGAAAAAAGAGTAAAAATGACTCGATTGCGTCAAAGAATCGCAGAGCGATTACTAGAAAGTAAAAACAATACAGCCATGCTTACAACTTTTAATGAAGTCAATATGAAGCCAATAATGCTTTTACGTGAAAAATATGGCGAAGACTTTAAAAAAAAACATGGTGTTAAAATTGGATTTATGTCTTTTTTTGTAAAAGCAGTGGTTCAAGGTTTGAAAAACTTTCCAGAAATCAATGCTTATATAGATAAAACAGATATAGTTTTTTATAATAATTTTGACATAAGTATTGCTATTTCAACACCGAGAGGATTAATAACACCTGTATTAAAAAATACTGATAAAATGACAATGTCACAAATAGAAAAAAAAATAAAAGAATTTTCTATTAAGGGATTTCAAAATAAAATTAATATTAAGGAATTAATAGGTGGAAATTTTACCATTACCAATGGTGGTGTTTTTGGTTCATTGATGTCTACACCTATTATTAATCCTCCACAAACAGCTATATTAGGTATGCATATGATTCAAGAACGTCCAGTAGCTCTTAATGGAAAAGTTGAAATTCTTCCTATGATG